CTCTCATGCAGACGATCAGCTAGGCCCTTCGGTCTGGGGTGTCTCTGATGGACGCGCAGGTAATGCCGCGCAGGTCCGCGCCGTCATGCGTGCGCTGTCCAGCACCGGCCGCTGGATGCAGATCGCCCACATCGCTGGCGCAGGTCACCGCGAAACGCCAATCGTGCTCACCCCGCGCGCGCCATGGACGCTGCTGCCGGGTGGCAACTGGCCTATGCCGCTTGCCGCTCTGCCAAAGGAGCAGCGCAGCCTGTTCCAGCCCCCCTTCCCCGATGTCTGGATCGCCGCGGGCCGCCGCAGCGCGCCCTATACGGCGCGGATCAGGGAGCTGTCGGGCGGGCGCACGCTGACAGTCCAGATCCTCGACCCGAAGACGTCAGCCGACAAATTCGACCTTCTCGTCGTGCCACAGCATGATGACGTCACTGGCCCGAACGTGATCCAGACAGTCGGTTCGCCCTCTCACTTTGCCTCCGACGACATAGAAACCGCCGGGCAGGCTTTCGCTGACCTCGCCGATGAGCAGGGTAAATCCTGCATCGTGATCCTCGGCGGCGACTCCAAGGCGCACCGATTCACGGAGGCCGCCGCCGACCGTCTCGAAGCGCAGCTTGCTGCCCTCGCCCAGCAGAAGTGGCGCCTGCGCATCACGGCCTCCCGGCGTACCCCGGTCGAAATCGTCGCCCGCTTCCGCGCTTTTGCTGACAAGGTGGGCGCACGCTTCTGGTCCGGTCCGCAGGACGGCCAGAACCCCTATCTCGCCTGGCTTCTGTACTCAGACGCCGCCATCGTGACCGAGGACAGCGCGAACATGCTGTCTGACGCTGCATGGCACGCCCTGCCCATTCACATGGCGCGCCTTGAAGGCTCCAGCCCGAAATTCGACCGGCTGCATGAAAGTCTCATTTCACGCGGCTGTGCGCGCTGGTTCGATGGCACACTCGCCCACTGGCAGTATCCGCCGCTTCGCGAAGCCGACCGCGTTGCTGACGCCATCATCGAAAAACTGATCGCCCGGCATCCCCAGCCCGCACTGAAAGACGTGAAAGATCAATCCGTTGTCCTGCCCGACTGGTTGGAATGAGACGTAATCACATTCTCAACTAACTGTTTTTTCTGCATTTTTTCTTGACTTCGACGCGAGTCCCACGATCTTGCAGGCATGGCACACACCCATTCGCACGGCATTGGACACCACGAGCACCGTCACCATCACGCAGTGACGGAGACGGCTGACGCACGCAAGCGCGTCGCCATCGCTGCCGTACTCACTTTTGCCTTCATGGGCGCCGAAATCATCGGCGGCATCATCTCCGGCTCGCTCGCCCTGCTGGCAGATGCGGCGCACATGCTGACCGATGCTGGCTCGCTTGCCTTGGCCTGGGTCGGCTTCCGGCTCGCGGCGCGTCCCGCAGATGGCCTTCGCAGTTTCGGCTTTGCCCGCTTCAAGGTGCTCGCCGCCTTCGTGAACGGTCTCGCTTTGCTCGCTCTCGCCGTCTGGATCGTCTGGGAGGCTATCCACCGCCTGCTGGAGCCACAGCCCATCCTTGGCGGGATCCTGCTTGGCGTCGCTATCGCGGGCCTTGTCGTGAATATCATCGCCTTCTTCATCCTGCATGGCGGCGATCATGATGACCTCAACATGCGCGGTGCCATCTGGCATGTCGCAGGCGACCTCCTCGGCTCTGTCGCTGCCATCGTGGCCGCCATCCTCATCCTCGCGACGGGCTGGACGCCGATCGACCCGATCCTCTCCGTCGTCGTCGCCCTGATCATCGCTGTTGGCGGCTGGCGCGTGACGCGCGAAAGCGCGCATATCCTGATCGAGGGCGTGCCGTCCGGCCTTAGCCCCGATGACATCAAGAAGGATCTCGAAGCCAATCTCGAGGACGCTGCCCGCGTCACCCACATCCACGCTTGGGCGCTGACAGAGCAGAAACCACTCGTCACCCTGGAAGTCGTCGCCCGCGATGGTGCCTGCCTCGATACGGTCCGCCGCGCGGTAAAAACCCGGCTGCAACAGCAGTTTGGCGTCAGTCACGCCACCGTCGAAGTGCACAAGGCGCCAGACCTGCCCTGACCTCCCGCACTGCTGCTGTGCATGTCAGGGGCTTTATTCAGCGGCAAAGAATCCCCATACCTGTAGCCCAGAAAACAAAGACTGGCTGACGAACTGGCCAGAAGACTGGAGCGGGTGATGAGCGAGACAATCCATTCTGAAATCCTGATCATCGGGTCCGGCCCGGCAGGCTGGACAGCTGCGATCTATGGGGCCCGCGCCCTGCGCGACACGCGCGTCGTTGCAGGCCTGCAGCCCGGCGGCCAGCTGACCATCACCACCGAAGTGGAAAACTATCCGGGCTTCGCTGAAATCCAGGGCCCGGAGCTCATGGAAAAGATGCGTGACCATGCCGAGAAGATGGGCACCAAGGTCTCCGAAGATCACATCGCTGAAGTCGATTTCGAGAGCCGCCCTTTCCGCGCCATCGGCGAAAGCGGCACGACCTATACTGGCGACGCTGTCATCATCTGCACCGGTGCACAGGCCAAATGGCTCGGCCTGCCGTCTGAGGAAAAGTATCAGGGCTTCGGCGTCTCCGCTTGCGCGACCTGTGACGGTTTCTTCTATCGCGGCAAGGAAGTCATCGTCGTCGGCGGTGGCAACACGGCCGTCGAGGAAGCGCTCTTCCTGACGAACTTCGCCTCCAAGGTTACTGTGGTGCACCGCCGCGACAGCTTTCGCGCAGAAAAGATCCTGCAGGACCGTCTGTTCAAGCACCCGAAAGTCGAAATCCTCTGGGACACGGTGCTCGAGGAAGTCATTGGTGAGGACAACCCTCCCGGCGTGACGGCAGCCCGCCTCAAGAATGTGAAGACCGGCAACGAAGAAACCCGCGACGTCCACGGCGTCTTCATCGCCATTGGTCACGCCCCGCAGACCGAGCTTTTCAAAGGCAAGGTCGACATGAAAGCCAATGGCTACCTCATCACTGAACCCGGCACGACCAAGACGAACATTCCTGGCGTCTATGCGGCTGGCGACGTGACCGATGAGACTTACCGCCAGGCCGTGACGGCTGCTGGCATGGGCTGCATGGCTGCCCTCGAAGCCGAACACTGGCTGGAAGAGCAGGTCGCCATCAATGAGGCCGTCGCCGCCGAATAGACCGGCAGTAGACAGACCCTGCATCACCGCTATTCTCGCCTCTTATGGGGACGCGAAAACACACTGCTGGCCTGCTCGGGCTTGCGCTTCTGCTTGCCGGTCCAGCCTTTGCTGGCCCGCCAGAGCTTGATGCGGCGATCGATGCTTATCTGGAAAAAGACTATAGCGAGATCGCCCTGATCCGCCGCTATGCAGATGCGGGGGAAGCCGACGCCCTCGCCATTATCGGTCAGGCCTATCTCTACGGGATGGGCTATGCGCGCGATCAGGATCTTGGCGTCACCTATCTCACCCGCGCGGCGGAAGCCGGCGACTGGCCGGCCGCCATCCACCTGAGCCGGATCTATGCCTACGGCGACGCCGGACAGGCCAAAGACGAGGTCAAATCGGCTGAGTTCGCGGTTCTCGCCGCGAAACTGGGCGACCCGATCGCGTCGACGCGTCTTTCCCAGATGCCGCGTGAGCTCGTCATCGCGGCTGGCGGCGGCGCCTATCTCTCCCCTGCCCCCGCCGACGCCGCGCCCGCCCCTGCTGAGGCACCAGTGCCCGAAGCCGCTGCCCCCTCCGACGAAAGCACCATTCTCACCCGCGCTCGGGCGGGAAGCCCCGATGCGGCGCGCCTTCTCGCCCGCTTCTGCCTGCGCCAGAACCAGTGCCCGTCGACCCGCGCTGAGGCTCATGACCTCCTCGTCGCCGCAGCCCGCAAGGATCCGTCTGCGGCCACCACGCTCGGCGCGATCTACCGGGACGGTGTCTGGGGCGGCACGCCTCAAATGGTCGCCGCCGCCCAGTGGATTGGCTACGCCTTCGAAATGGGGCTGGAGAGCGCGCAATACATGCTCGAAGACCTGCCCCGCGATGCAGTTCGCGAGGCCGGGAAAGAGCATATCCTCATCCAGCTCGAAGCCCGCGACCGGGTCGCCGCCGCTGCTGCTGCGTCCAGCCAGCCTTCAGACGCCGCGCCTGCCCCCGGCCAGCTCGCCGCCAGCCTGGCCGACGCCATCTTCGACCGCGCGCCAACGCCGGATCCGGTCATCCTCGCCAGCGGCCAGCGCTTTGCCATCCTTGCCGATACCCCACTCAGCCCCAACGGCGATGCTGCCGCTTCCTGCCTGCTCGTCATAGAGAAAGAATTGGACACAGGCCGCTCGGAGCTTGCCGAGACGGCCCTCCTGCAAGCTGCCGCCAACGCCTATCGCAGCCTCGTCAACGACCCGGCCCGTAATGGGGGTCTCGACAGGGACGCGGTGACCATGGCCGTCATCAGCCACGAATTTGCGCTGCGCCAACGCCCGGCCAGCGCGCCAACTGCGCTCGACTGCCGCCGCAACTACGTGCCGCTTCTGGCGTCAGCTTCCGGAGGCCAGCCCTAGAGGAGGTCTGCCGCGCGCGCTTCGATCTGCTTGCCGCTATGGGCGCGCGCGAAGCTCCAGAACTCGCGCGCCCGCGCCTGCATGAGCTTGTCCATCTCGCTATTGGTACGTGCTTCCAAGGCGCAGGTCAGGACCTCGAAGATTTCGTCCTGATTGCGCCGGTAATCCTGAGCGGCGAGCGCTCGCGCATACTGCCAGCAGAGCGACGCATTGTCCGCATCCAGCAGCCGCGCCTTTTCGAAATGCGCCCGCGCTGACGAAAGGCTCGCCCCGAACCAGGCCGCCCCCAGTGATCCGCCCCGGTGAAGCACTTCGACATTCCACACAGCCAGAAAGCCGTGGGCATAAACGTTGGAAGGGTCATCCTCCAGAACACCTTCGGCGAGCTCGCGACCCGTCTTGCCATAGCCCGCATTCAGGACTTCGCGCGTACTCATCAGGCGTGATCGCATGGACAGCGCGATGGCCAGCTGCAGGCGCGCCTCTCCGTGATCAGCGTCCTCCTGCAAGGCCACCCGCGCCAGCTTCTCGGCCCGTCGCAGCACCGCTTCATCCAGCGTGCCTGCAGCAACCTCATTAGCAAGAAGACAGCGAGCCGCCCGCGCCAGATTGTCCGCGCCGCCTGCCTGCTCGGCGATGCTCGCCGCTTCAAGGTAACGCCCCGCGGCAAAGGCTTCCTCTGCAGGATCCGCCATGACCGGCAATGCGGCCATGAGCAAAAGCGCGAGGGAAACAGCAATCTGTCTCATGCGAGGTGAGGATAGCGCGAAATTCCGTCTCGCCAATCAAGCAGCCAGCCTCCTTCTTCGTTGCCTGTTCGCCGCCGTCCTCCTAGTTTCGCCAAAGAAAAAAGAAGACGGGGGGATACAAGCCATGGCTGAGCAGATGGCGCACGGACAAGCTGACGAGAAATTCGCAGGCGTACGCGAGCAATTTGAGAAGAACCTGCAGGACGACACCGATATCGGCGCGTCCTTCTGCGTCACCAAGGATGGCGAGACCATCATTGACCTCTGGGGCGGCTATGCAGACCCGGAAAAGACCCGTCCGTGGGAAAAGGACACGATCGTCAACGTCTATTCGACGACGAAG
This genomic interval from Thalassovita mediterranea contains the following:
- a CDS encoding mitochondrial fission ELM1 family protein, producing the protein MAPASHADDQLGPSVWGVSDGRAGNAAQVRAVMRALSSTGRWMQIAHIAGAGHRETPIVLTPRAPWTLLPGGNWPMPLAALPKEQRSLFQPPFPDVWIAAGRRSAPYTARIRELSGGRTLTVQILDPKTSADKFDLLVVPQHDDVTGPNVIQTVGSPSHFASDDIETAGQAFADLADEQGKSCIVILGGDSKAHRFTEAAADRLEAQLAALAQQKWRLRITASRRTPVEIVARFRAFADKVGARFWSGPQDGQNPYLAWLLYSDAAIVTEDSANMLSDAAWHALPIHMARLEGSSPKFDRLHESLISRGCARWFDGTLAHWQYPPLREADRVADAIIEKLIARHPQPALKDVKDQSVVLPDWLE
- a CDS encoding cation diffusion facilitator family transporter gives rise to the protein MAHTHSHGIGHHEHRHHHAVTETADARKRVAIAAVLTFAFMGAEIIGGIISGSLALLADAAHMLTDAGSLALAWVGFRLAARPADGLRSFGFARFKVLAAFVNGLALLALAVWIVWEAIHRLLEPQPILGGILLGVAIAGLVVNIIAFFILHGGDHDDLNMRGAIWHVAGDLLGSVAAIVAAILILATGWTPIDPILSVVVALIIAVGGWRVTRESAHILIEGVPSGLSPDDIKKDLEANLEDAARVTHIHAWALTEQKPLVTLEVVARDGACLDTVRRAVKTRLQQQFGVSHATVEVHKAPDLP
- the trxB gene encoding thioredoxin-disulfide reductase; the encoded protein is MSETIHSEILIIGSGPAGWTAAIYGARALRDTRVVAGLQPGGQLTITTEVENYPGFAEIQGPELMEKMRDHAEKMGTKVSEDHIAEVDFESRPFRAIGESGTTYTGDAVIICTGAQAKWLGLPSEEKYQGFGVSACATCDGFFYRGKEVIVVGGGNTAVEEALFLTNFASKVTVVHRRDSFRAEKILQDRLFKHPKVEILWDTVLEEVIGEDNPPGVTAARLKNVKTGNEETRDVHGVFIAIGHAPQTELFKGKVDMKANGYLITEPGTTKTNIPGVYAAGDVTDETYRQAVTAAGMGCMAALEAEHWLEEQVAINEAVAAE